From the genome of Marixanthomonas ophiurae, one region includes:
- a CDS encoding helix-turn-helix domain-containing protein: MRLVYYTRKGITMKDWDRHNRIAEFVRNRRKKSDLTQIALADMTGVGIRFVRDLEQGKPNLMTDKINQILLFFGHTLTPTPISNETRRNLGK; this comes from the coding sequence ATGCGGTTAGTATATTACACCCGAAAAGGTATAACTATGAAAGACTGGGACAGACATAATAGAATTGCAGAATTCGTGCGGAACAGGCGTAAAAAGTCAGACCTCACCCAAATAGCATTAGCTGATATGACTGGGGTAGGAATTCGTTTTGTACGCGACTTAGAACAGGGAAAGCCAAATTTAATGACAGATAAAATTAATCAAATCCTGTTATTCTTTGGCCATACACTAACACCAACCCCCATAAGCAATGAGACAAGGAGAAATTTGGGTAAATAA
- a CDS encoding HipA N-terminal domain-containing protein, whose translation MRQGEIWVNKKLAGLLTEDDDGYSFSYQKEYLKNKESLPVSLTLPLKEKVFYSETLFPFFDGLIPEGWLLNIAQKNWKINPRDRMGLLLTTCRDCIGNISVVEV comes from the coding sequence ATGAGACAAGGAGAAATTTGGGTAAATAAAAAACTAGCAGGACTATTAACCGAAGATGATGATGGATATAGTTTTAGTTATCAAAAAGAATATTTAAAAAATAAAGAGTCCTTGCCCGTTAGTTTAACCCTGCCACTGAAAGAAAAGGTTTTTTATTCAGAAACACTTTTTCCTTTTTTTGACGGCTTAATTCCAGAAGGTTGGTTATTGAACATCGCACAAAAAAACTGGAAGATAAATCCTCGTGATCGAATGGGGCTGTTATTAACTACTTGCAGAGACTGTATTGGTAATATAAGCGTTGTCGAAGTATGA
- a CDS encoding HipA domain-containing protein, translating to MKYCLACHKKLGGNANYHKSCLKAFWQQDKPILQLKYKSTQIEELAKENVAQRLIVTGVQPKLSLGFTKEDGNDRLTIVGALNGRYILKPPFSQYPKMPEIEALSMLLTKSCGIDTVPFLLIPLEDGELAYLTRRIDRTADDKKLPMEDACQFTERLTEHKYRGSHEQIAKGIIAYTENPLLEVVKFYQQVIVSFLLGNSDMHLKNFSLLALKDSNYQLAPAYDMVAVNLLIPEDKEELALNLNGKKSKLNRNDFNEAMHKAHLPKKAIENLWDRIENGMQNWQELIKNSFLDKEQKDKFLELVTVRAKQINLRFIESK from the coding sequence ATGAAATACTGTTTAGCCTGTCATAAAAAACTAGGGGGAAATGCGAACTATCACAAAAGTTGCCTTAAAGCATTTTGGCAGCAAGACAAGCCTATTTTACAGCTAAAATATAAATCAACTCAAATAGAGGAGTTAGCAAAAGAAAATGTAGCCCAACGTTTAATAGTAACAGGAGTGCAGCCTAAACTATCTTTAGGTTTTACAAAAGAAGATGGTAACGACCGGTTAACCATTGTAGGTGCATTAAATGGTAGGTACATTCTTAAACCTCCTTTTTCTCAATACCCAAAAATGCCTGAAATTGAAGCTTTATCAATGCTCCTGACAAAATCTTGTGGAATTGATACAGTTCCATTTTTATTGATTCCATTAGAAGATGGAGAATTGGCATACCTGACCAGACGTATTGATAGAACAGCTGACGATAAAAAATTACCAATGGAAGATGCATGTCAATTTACTGAAAGACTAACAGAGCATAAATACCGAGGTTCACACGAGCAAATAGCAAAAGGAATTATTGCGTATACAGAAAATCCATTATTGGAAGTAGTAAAATTTTACCAGCAAGTTATAGTTTCCTTCTTATTAGGTAATAGTGATATGCATCTAAAGAACTTTTCCTTATTAGCATTAAAAGATAGTAATTACCAGTTAGCCCCCGCCTATGATATGGTGGCAGTAAATTTATTAATACCGGAAGACAAGGAAGAATTGGCATTGAATCTTAACGGAAAAAAAAGTAAACTAAATCGAAACGATTTTAATGAAGCGATGCATAAAGCCCACTTACCTAAAAAGGCGATAGAAAACCTTTGGGACAGGATAGAAAACGGGATGCAAAATTGGCAAGAATTAATTAAGAATAGCTTTTTGGATAAAGAGCAAAAAGACAAATTTTTAGAACTTGTGACTGTAAGAGCTAAACAAATAAATTTACGCTTCATTGAATCTAAATAA
- a CDS encoding site-specific integrase yields MSVQLSILFYIKKSKANLQGYSNIYLRITLDGKRAECSINRKVHIDLWNTRSQKALGNSPENHEINREIDFIKNKIYTTEQKLQRDGIAYSATQLRDVYLGKDKTKKMVLEIFQEHNNEVDSLIGKDFAAGTAERYRTCKKHVAGFIKKKYKKNDIPVQDVDHKFITGLEYYLKTTRKCAHNSAIKYITNFKKIIRIAHANDWIDKDPFLHWKGKLKIVEREFLTEEEIQKIISLELKIERLDQVRDIFIFCCFTGLAYADVKKLNRGDIVLGADGEEWVKTKRSKTDTRSNIPILPIAQVIINKYKDNELLKEKDLVLPVLSNQKMNAYIKEIASLAGITKNLTFHLARHTFATTVTLTNGVPIESVSKMLGHTNLKTTQHYAKILDMKVSEDMKVLRARMKNSIEVKTKQSKS; encoded by the coding sequence GTGTCAGTTCAACTCTCAATATTATTCTATATCAAAAAAAGTAAGGCTAATCTTCAAGGATATAGCAATATTTATCTTCGTATAACCTTAGACGGTAAGCGGGCTGAGTGCAGTATTAATCGAAAAGTGCATATTGATTTATGGAATACTAGATCACAGAAAGCATTAGGCAACTCACCAGAGAATCATGAAATAAATAGGGAAATTGACTTTATTAAAAATAAAATATACACCACAGAGCAAAAGCTTCAACGAGATGGAATAGCCTACTCTGCTACTCAACTTCGCGATGTTTATTTAGGTAAAGACAAAACAAAAAAGATGGTTTTAGAAATCTTTCAAGAGCATAATAATGAAGTTGATAGTCTTATTGGTAAAGATTTTGCTGCCGGAACTGCTGAGCGATATCGTACTTGTAAAAAACACGTAGCAGGCTTTATTAAGAAGAAATACAAGAAAAATGACATTCCTGTACAGGATGTAGACCATAAGTTCATCACAGGACTGGAATACTACCTTAAAACGACCCGAAAGTGTGCGCACAACTCAGCCATTAAGTATATCACAAACTTTAAAAAGATTATCCGTATTGCTCACGCCAATGACTGGATTGACAAAGACCCATTCTTACATTGGAAAGGAAAATTGAAAATCGTTGAGCGCGAGTTTCTGACTGAAGAAGAAATCCAAAAAATTATATCACTCGAATTAAAAATAGAAAGACTGGATCAAGTGCGCGATATTTTTATCTTTTGTTGTTTCACGGGTCTAGCCTATGCCGATGTCAAAAAACTGAATAGAGGTGATATCGTTCTAGGCGCCGATGGTGAAGAATGGGTTAAAACAAAACGCTCTAAAACCGATACCAGAAGTAACATCCCAATTTTACCCATTGCCCAAGTCATCATTAATAAATATAAAGATAATGAGCTGCTGAAAGAAAAAGATTTGGTGCTGCCTGTACTTAGCAATCAAAAAATGAATGCTTATATTAAAGAGATTGCAAGCTTGGCGGGTATTACTAAGAATCTCACATTTCATTTAGCGCGACATACGTTCGCAACAACGGTAACCCTAACGAATGGTGTTCCGATAGAATCAGTCAGTAAAATGCTTGGTCATACCAACCTGAAAACAACGCAACACTACGCTAAGATTTTAGATATGAAAGTGAGTGAAGATATGAAAGTACTTCGGGCTAGAATGAAAAATTCAATTGAAGTGAAAACAAAACAAAGTAAATCATAA
- a CDS encoding acyl-CoA thioesterase, translating to MPDLQALIEKSETRICKAVFPNTTNHYDTLFGGTALQLMDEASFICATRFSRKRVVTVSTDKIDFTTPIPQGTIVELIARVDSVGKSSCVVKVDIFMEDMYSYQRDKAVTGFFTFVAVGFDKKPISIIDN from the coding sequence ATGCCTGATTTACAAGCCCTAATTGAAAAAAGTGAAACCCGAATTTGTAAAGCTGTATTTCCCAACACCACCAACCATTACGATACCTTGTTTGGCGGAACCGCCTTACAGCTTATGGACGAGGCTTCTTTTATTTGTGCTACCCGCTTTTCCCGTAAGCGTGTAGTAACTGTTTCTACCGATAAAATAGACTTTACGACTCCCATTCCGCAGGGTACCATTGTAGAATTGATCGCCCGAGTAGATTCAGTAGGAAAATCAAGTTGTGTGGTAAAAGTTGATATTTTTATGGAGGATATGTATAGCTATCAGCGTGATAAAGCCGTAACAGGATTTTTTACATTTGTAGCAGTTGGGTTTGATAAAAAACCAATTTCGATAATTGACAATTAA
- a CDS encoding NAD(P)H-dependent oxidoreductase, translated as MATDIIDRLKWRYATKKFDSEKILPKKTVEQLKEAFNLTATSYGLQPVTLVIVKDKKLREQLLSPSWNQSQVVDASHLFIFCVEEKLSPEYIQKYFERVKTIRNTPDEILKPFEEFLLDSFEEQSSDEIRTWATNQAYLALGNLLTVCAATNIDACPMEGFNPTEFDRILGLKEKGLTSVLLLPVGYRDETDFMAKEKKVRKDMDDVIIEL; from the coding sequence ATGGCAACAGATATCATTGATCGATTAAAATGGCGGTATGCGACTAAAAAGTTTGATTCAGAAAAAATACTTCCGAAGAAAACTGTAGAGCAACTAAAAGAAGCGTTCAATTTAACGGCAACATCGTATGGGTTGCAACCGGTTACACTTGTTATTGTTAAGGATAAAAAGTTAAGAGAACAGTTGCTATCACCTAGTTGGAACCAGTCGCAAGTGGTAGACGCTTCGCATTTGTTTATTTTTTGTGTGGAAGAAAAGTTAAGCCCTGAATACATTCAGAAATATTTTGAACGGGTGAAAACGATACGTAACACGCCAGATGAAATTTTAAAACCATTTGAAGAGTTTTTATTAGATTCATTTGAAGAGCAATCTTCCGATGAAATACGAACCTGGGCTACCAATCAAGCCTATTTAGCTTTAGGTAATTTACTTACCGTATGTGCCGCTACCAATATTGATGCCTGCCCCATGGAAGGCTTTAATCCAACAGAATTTGACCGTATTTTAGGCCTAAAAGAAAAAGGACTAACTTCCGTTTTATTACTTCCAGTAGGATATAGGGATGAAACTGACTTTATGGCCAAAGAAAAGAAAGTGCGGAAAGATATGGACGATGTGATAATTGAGTTATAA
- a CDS encoding FKBP-type peptidyl-prolyl cis-trans isomerase, protein MSTVKEKDTVRVHYTGKLEDGQVFDSSLEREPLEITLGQGMLIPGFEKGLVDMKVNEKKTVNVPKEEAYGDVQKELFQEVSKENLPEEIKPEVGMGLMAKNPDGSERQLRVAEVKDDSIVVDANHPLAGKDLTFDLEVVEIK, encoded by the coding sequence ATGAGTACAGTTAAGGAAAAAGACACAGTAAGAGTACATTACACAGGTAAGCTGGAAGACGGTCAAGTTTTTGACAGTTCGTTGGAAAGAGAACCTTTAGAGATTACTTTGGGACAAGGTATGCTTATTCCAGGTTTCGAAAAAGGGCTTGTTGATATGAAAGTGAACGAGAAAAAAACAGTGAATGTTCCTAAAGAAGAAGCCTACGGTGATGTTCAAAAAGAGCTTTTCCAAGAAGTTTCTAAGGAAAACCTTCCTGAGGAAATAAAACCAGAAGTTGGGATGGGTCTTATGGCTAAAAATCCTGATGGTTCTGAGCGTCAGTTACGTGTAGCTGAAGTGAAAGATGATAGCATTGTAGTAGATGCCAATCACCCACTTGCAGGTAAAGATTTGACATTCGATCTTGAAGTTGTTGAGATAAAATAA
- a CDS encoding heavy metal translocating P-type ATPase, whose amino-acid sequence MKSTPKTCKSQAACCATDEHDHNQDDGQNQQTSALDFKTYVPAIFSFILLVIGILLDYFEASFFTGWIRIVWYFIAYLPVGLPVLKQGWISIQHGDFFTEFLLMSIATMGAFAIGEYPEGVAVMVFYAVGELFQGAAVKKAKGNIKALLDVRPNEALVQRNNDFVSVPPDTVQVGKTVQVRVGEKIPLDGVLLSEKASVNTAALTGESKPSSIKKGEEVYAGSINLEGVIEIETTKEFKDSSIARILDLVQNATARKSKTELFIRKFARVYTPIVVFLAIGLTLLPYFFVSEYIFEVWLYRALIFLVISCPCALVISIPLGYFGGLGAASRHGILFKGASFLDAVTKVNTVVMDKTGTVTKGVFKIKEIQTSTISEEEMMPYLMAIEEQSTHPIAKAILAYNDNTTKLQATNVSEVAGKGLKGMVNGKEVLVGNASLLQSHNIEVPSKTETIVESVVMIAIENIFAGYVVIADELKDDAFEAIQKIRKAGISKIIMLSGDKDSITQQVATELGIDWAKGGLLPEDKLNEVEQLKQKPGTKVAFIGDGINDAPVLATSDIGVAMGGLGSDVAIETADVIIQTDQPSKIATAIKIGRSTRHIVWQNIALAFIVKAIVMAMGAGGLATMWEAVFADVGVALLAILNAIRLQKMSWK is encoded by the coding sequence ATGAAATCAACCCCAAAAACCTGCAAATCCCAAGCTGCTTGTTGCGCAACTGATGAACACGATCACAATCAAGATGACGGTCAGAATCAACAAACAAGCGCACTAGACTTTAAAACCTACGTTCCAGCTATTTTCAGTTTTATATTATTGGTAATAGGGATTCTTTTAGATTATTTCGAGGCTTCATTCTTTACTGGCTGGATTCGTATTGTTTGGTATTTCATCGCCTATTTACCGGTAGGCCTACCTGTTTTAAAACAAGGATGGATCAGTATTCAACACGGTGACTTTTTTACAGAGTTTTTATTGATGTCCATTGCCACTATGGGAGCCTTTGCGATTGGTGAATATCCCGAAGGGGTTGCCGTGATGGTGTTTTATGCAGTAGGAGAATTATTTCAGGGAGCTGCTGTTAAGAAAGCTAAAGGAAACATTAAAGCCTTATTAGATGTTCGGCCCAATGAGGCCTTAGTACAACGTAATAACGATTTTGTTTCGGTACCACCCGATACCGTACAAGTTGGCAAAACGGTACAAGTTCGGGTGGGAGAGAAAATTCCGTTGGATGGGGTATTGCTATCTGAAAAAGCATCGGTCAATACCGCAGCGCTCACCGGGGAAAGCAAACCAAGTTCCATTAAAAAAGGGGAAGAAGTCTATGCAGGAAGTATCAATTTGGAAGGTGTTATTGAAATTGAAACTACGAAGGAATTTAAAGATAGTTCCATTGCCCGTATTTTAGATCTCGTACAAAATGCCACGGCTCGAAAATCGAAGACCGAGTTATTTATCCGCAAGTTTGCACGGGTATACACACCCATCGTTGTATTCTTAGCGATTGGGCTGACCCTACTGCCCTACTTTTTTGTTTCAGAATATATATTTGAGGTTTGGTTATACCGTGCGTTGATCTTTTTGGTTATTTCGTGTCCGTGTGCGTTGGTTATTTCTATTCCGTTAGGGTATTTTGGGGGATTAGGTGCTGCTTCAAGACACGGTATTCTATTTAAAGGCGCTTCCTTTTTAGATGCCGTAACAAAAGTGAATACCGTGGTGATGGACAAAACCGGAACCGTTACCAAAGGGGTTTTTAAAATAAAAGAAATTCAAACTTCTACTATTTCCGAAGAAGAAATGATGCCGTACCTCATGGCTATAGAAGAACAATCTACCCACCCCATTGCCAAAGCTATTTTAGCATACAACGATAATACAACTAAACTACAGGCAACTAATGTCTCTGAAGTGGCCGGAAAAGGATTAAAAGGAATGGTAAATGGCAAAGAGGTGTTGGTAGGGAATGCTTCGTTGCTTCAGTCACATAATATTGAAGTGCCTTCGAAAACGGAAACCATTGTAGAATCTGTCGTGATGATTGCTATTGAAAATATCTTTGCAGGTTATGTTGTTATAGCAGATGAGCTGAAAGATGATGCGTTTGAAGCTATTCAGAAAATTAGAAAAGCAGGTATTTCAAAAATAATCATGCTTTCGGGGGATAAAGATTCCATCACCCAACAAGTAGCAACCGAATTAGGAATTGATTGGGCAAAAGGCGGTCTATTGCCGGAAGATAAGCTGAATGAGGTAGAGCAGTTAAAGCAAAAACCAGGCACTAAAGTTGCTTTTATAGGCGATGGTATAAACGACGCCCCAGTATTAGCAACGAGTGATATTGGTGTTGCGATGGGTGGTTTAGGTAGTGATGTAGCCATAGAAACTGCCGATGTAATTATACAGACCGACCAGCCTTCAAAAATTGCAACTGCAATAAAAATTGGTCGTTCGACTAGACATATTGTTTGGCAAAATATTGCCTTGGCATTTATAGTAAAAGCAATTGTTATGGCTATGGGTGCTGGAGGTCTTGCTACCATGTGGGAAGCGGTTTTTGCCGACGTTGGGGTAGCCTTGTTAGCTATTTTAAACGCTATTAGGCTTCAGAAAATGTCTTGGAAATAA
- a CDS encoding Fur family transcriptional regulator has translation MNEIDKKLTEKEVRPTAMRTLVYQQLAKQNTAVALTDIELAFTKADRTTLYRTIKTFEEKGIVHQIDDGTGISKYALCEPGCNCEIENDLHLHFHCSNCDKTVCLTEHKIPQISLPEGYVAEDVNLVVKGICSNCSGS, from the coding sequence ATGAACGAAATAGATAAAAAATTAACTGAAAAGGAAGTTCGCCCAACGGCGATGCGGACACTGGTGTATCAGCAATTGGCGAAACAAAATACTGCGGTAGCTTTAACCGATATTGAATTGGCCTTCACCAAAGCAGACCGAACTACTTTATATAGAACAATAAAAACCTTTGAAGAAAAGGGTATTGTTCACCAAATAGATGATGGTACGGGTATTTCTAAGTACGCTTTATGCGAACCGGGATGTAATTGTGAGATTGAAAATGATCTGCATTTACACTTTCATTGTAGTAATTGCGATAAAACCGTTTGCTTGACCGAACATAAGATTCCGCAGATCAGTTTACCCGAAGGCTATGTAGCCGAAGATGTTAATTTGGTGGTAAAAGGTATCTGTTCCAATTGCAGCGGAAGTTAA
- a CDS encoding efflux RND transporter periplasmic adaptor subunit produces MKQTINPIYSLFVLASIVLVSCGDSNTKSESTPASAETASKKPHVEEVILSAQQFEALQMETNTLQDRKMSGFVEANGQLEVPPQNEAMVTSVVGANVVSIEVIEGDEVNKGQILAYLSHPNIIDKQTQYLDAYSNRQFLEKEYARQQKLYEAGVGSGMNFQKTEAQYQAAKSLAQGLKAQLQQLNISAAGVEKGTIYQRVALRSPIEGSVQKVQVKTGQYVDPQTNLFEIVNTHHVHADLMVFEKDVYKVKKGQTVTFSVQSIPGKELSAIIYSVGQTFEDNPKALHVHAEIENKEGHLIPGMYIQGRIQTDNAQTKALPESAIGTDGDKKYAFTVEKEGDAWSLKPVEITTGAKDGEWVAVNFLQPLESDTQLAFNNAYYLLAEWKKGEAGHSH; encoded by the coding sequence ATGAAACAAACAATAAACCCTATATACAGCCTATTCGTACTCGCTAGTATCGTACTCGTTTCTTGCGGGGATTCGAATACCAAGTCTGAAAGTACACCTGCTTCTGCAGAGACAGCAAGCAAGAAACCGCACGTAGAAGAAGTGATACTTTCGGCACAACAGTTTGAAGCCTTACAAATGGAAACCAACACCCTACAAGATCGTAAAATGAGCGGCTTTGTAGAAGCCAACGGACAACTGGAAGTACCGCCACAAAATGAAGCGATGGTGACATCGGTAGTGGGTGCCAATGTCGTTTCCATAGAAGTGATTGAAGGCGATGAAGTAAACAAAGGGCAGATACTCGCCTATTTATCGCACCCCAATATCATTGATAAGCAAACCCAGTATTTAGATGCGTATAGCAATCGTCAGTTTTTAGAAAAAGAATATGCGCGTCAGCAAAAACTGTATGAAGCAGGTGTAGGCTCAGGAATGAACTTCCAAAAAACGGAAGCCCAATACCAAGCTGCAAAAAGCTTGGCGCAAGGTTTAAAAGCGCAATTACAACAGTTGAATATTAGTGCCGCCGGAGTAGAAAAAGGCACCATCTACCAACGGGTAGCATTACGCAGCCCCATAGAAGGATCCGTACAAAAAGTACAGGTGAAAACAGGACAATATGTCGACCCACAAACGAACCTGTTTGAGATTGTCAACACCCATCACGTGCACGCTGACCTTATGGTGTTTGAAAAAGATGTGTATAAAGTAAAAAAGGGACAGACCGTTACCTTTAGTGTGCAGTCTATCCCAGGGAAAGAATTGTCGGCGATAATCTATTCCGTAGGGCAAACGTTTGAAGATAACCCCAAAGCGTTGCATGTACATGCCGAAATAGAAAATAAGGAAGGGCATTTAATTCCGGGGATGTATATTCAAGGACGTATACAAACCGATAACGCACAAACTAAAGCCTTACCCGAAAGCGCCATTGGTACCGATGGAGATAAAAAATATGCTTTTACAGTAGAAAAAGAAGGAGATGCTTGGAGTTTAAAACCCGTAGAAATCACCACCGGTGCTAAAGATGGTGAATGGGTAGCGGTTAATTTCCTACAACCTTTGGAATCTGATACTCAATTGGCATTTAATAATGCCTATTATCTATTAGCTGAATGGAAAAAAGGTGAAGCGGGGCATAGTCATTAA